CCACCGAATTGCACCATAAAAATAACATATGTTTTCACCATTTCTCTTTCCATTGTATTCCATCAGAAATCTCCTGCCCAGCCAACAGTCACTTTGAGTCCCAGGGTACAAGCTGTCCTGCCACCTGCAGCAACCTCAATGCCTCCCATGGctgccccctcccctcccaggaGAGCTGTATCTGTAACCTTGGTTACGTGCTGAGCGCTGGAGTGTGCGTACCCCTCGCCCAGTGTGGCTGCACCTTCGAAAACCGTTATTACAGCTCGGGAGCGACCGTCATACTGGACCAGAACTGCGGCAGGCGTTGCATCTGCAGCCGTGGCTCAATGGCCTGTTATTCCCATGGGTGTGGAGAACTTGAGGCCTGCAGCGtggaggatggggagaggggcTGCAGACCAACCAGCTACGCCACCTGCTGGGTGGAAGGACCCAGGTCCTACCGCACTTTTGACGGAGTGACCTTCCAGTACCCCGGGGCTTGTGGGCTGATCCTGGCCAGGGTCATGGGGTGGTCCCCCCACACTCACTTTGTGGTGTCGGCAGAGAAAGTACCCAGAGGCCAGCAGGGTTTCACCCAGGTGCTGAAATTTGAAGCGGTGGGGACACAGGTGCACATTGAGATGGGAGGTGGGAGCAGAGTGCAGGTCAGTGCCATTCATCAGTAATACAATGTAACTACAGATAACTTGCCAACCACAATGTGTCATGAATCATGACATTGCTCAAATGTATCAGATATATCAGATTTAGTTTTTGGCTCCCGAATGTATGATTTaataatttttttatataaactcagcaaaaaaagaaacgtccccatTTCAGGACCGTGTCTTctaaagataattcataaaaatccaaataacttcacaaatcTTCATTGTTAAGGGTTTAACACTGTTCCCatgctttttattttacctttattttactaggcaagtcagttaagaacaaattcttattttcaatgacagcctaggaacagtgggttaactgcctgttcaggggcagaacgacagatttgtaccttgtcagctcagggattcaaacttgcaacctttcggttactagtccaacgctctaaccactaggctaccctgccgccgtcTGCttgaaagatgcccagggtccctgctcatctgcatgaacgtaccttaggcatgctgcaaggaggcatgaggactgcagatgtggccagggcaataaattacaatgtctgtgagatgcctaagacaacgcatcagggagacaggacggacagctgatcgtcctcgcagtggcagactacgtgtaacaacacctgcagagGATAGGTACATCTGAACATGACACCTCCGggacaggtacaagatggcaaaaacaactgcccgagttacacaaggaacgcacaatcccttcatcagtgctcagactttccgcaataggctgagagaggctggactgagggcttgtaggcatgttgtaaggcaggttctcaccaTACATCACAggaaacaacgtcgcctatgggcacaaacccaccgtcgccgGACCAGACAGGagtggcaaaaagtgctcttcactgacgagctgcgattttgtctcaccaggggtgatggtctgattcgcgtttatcgacgaaggaatgagcgttacaccgaggcctgtactctggagcgggatcgatttgtgcgttacagggaagacatcctcctccctcatgtggtacccttcctccaggctcatcctgacgtgacccccagcatgacaatgccacctgtCATACTGCTCGtactgtgcgtgatttcctgcaagatgggaatgtcagtgttctgccatcgccagagaagagcccggatctcaatcccattgaacatgtctgggacctgttggatcggagggtgagggctagggcctttcttcccagaaatgtccgggaacttgcaggtgccgtggtggaagagtgggatagcatctcacagcaagaactggcaaatctggtgcagtccataaggaggagatgcactgcagtactgcagctggtggccacaccatataccgactgttacttttgattttgacacccccctttgttcagggacacattattccatttatgttagtcacatggctatggaacttgttcagtttatgtctcagttgttgaatcttgttttgttcatacaaatatttacagtggggcaaaaatgtatttagtcagccaccaattgtgcaagttctcccacttaaaaagatgagagaggcctgtaattttcatcataggtacacttcaactatgacagacaaaatgagaagaaaaaaaatccagaaaatcatattgtaggatttttaatgaatttatttgcaaattatggtggaaaataagtatttgtcaATAAATTGGTCAAtaaaaagtttctcaatactttgttatataccctttgttggcaatgacagaggtcaaacgttttctgtaagtcttcacaaggttttcacacactgttgctggtattttggcccattcctccatgcagatctcctctagagcagtgatgttttggggctgttgctgggcaacacagactttcaactccctccaaagattttctatggggttgagatctggagactggctaggccactccaggaccttgaaatgcttcttacgaagccagtcattcgttgcccgggcggtgtgtttgggatcattgtcatgctgaaagacccagccacatttcatcttcaatgcccttgctgatggaaggaggttttcactcaaaatctcacgatacatggccccattcattctttcctttatatggatcagtcgtcctggtccctttgcagaaaaacagccccaaagcatgatgtttccacccccatgcttcacagtaggtatggtgttctttggatgcaactcagcattctttgtcctccaaacacgacaagttgagttttaccaaaaagttatattttggtttcatctgaccatatgacattctcccaaacttattctggatcatccaaatgctctctagcaaacttcagacgggcctggacatgtactggcttaagcagggggacacgtctggcactgcaggatttgagtccctggcggcgtagtgtgttactgatggtaggctttgttactttggtcccagctctctgcaggtcattcactaggtccccctgtgtggttctgggatttttgctcaccgttcttgtgatcattttgaccccacggggtgagatcttgcgtagagccccagatcgagggagattatcagtggtcttgtatgtcttccatttcctaataattgctcccacagttgatttcttcaaaccaagcttcttacctattgcagattcagtcttcccagcctggtgctggtctacaattttgtttctggtgtcctttgacagctctttggtcttggccatagtggagtttggagtgtgactgtttgaggttgtggacaggtgtcttttatactgataacaagttcaaacaggtgccattaatacaggtaacgagtggaggacagaggagcctcttaaagaagaagttacaggtctgtgagagccagaaatcttgcttgtttgttggtgaccaaatacttattttccaccataatttacaaataaattcattaaaaatcctacaatgtgattttttttctcattttgtcattttgtcttatagttgaagtgtacctatgatgaaaattacaggcctctctcatatttttaagtgggagaacttgcacaattggtggctgactaaatacttttttgccccactgtacacatgttaagtttgctgaaaataaacacagttgacagtgtgaggatgtttctatttttgctgagtttatatatacaaTTATATTTTAAATACTTTACTGGGAGAGAGATTTAATCTAGAAGCTTTTAAAACCTCTCCTTCATGTACTAAAttcctttaaagggatagttcacccaaattacaaatcCTTTAACCAGTTTTTTTGTCAAATCTCAAATCCCACATTTCCTAACGAATTGATCCCATTGAATCCCACCATAGGTGAATGGTCAGCTGATCCGATTGCCCTTTAGCACCGAGTCCGGCCACATCCAGGTCTTCCACAGCAGTGTCAACAGCATCGTCATCCACACCTCCTTTGATGTCACCGTCCAAATTGACTGGCCTCACTTGGTCCGGGTCACCACACCAGGCACCTACAACAGCTCCCTCAGTGGTTTGTGTGGCAACTACAACGGCCACAGGCACGATGACTTTCGAACCCCGAACGGTGTTCTGGTCAACAACTCGCAACTCTTTGGAGACAGTTGGCGGGACGGGTCCCTCTCGGCGCACTGTGTGGAAACGGAAAATAGGGTGCTGCCACAAATTGGACAGAACACCACTGTTTACTATTCTGACCAGTCATGTGGCCTTATGGCTTTGCCTGGTGGGCCGTTCTCTTTGTGCCAGAGCAGGGTGGGCCCACGGGATCGGGTGGAAGAGTGTGTGGAGGATTTGACTGAAGCGGGTGGGGCCCCAGGGGTCCTGTGTGAGGCTCTTCGTGGTTACGCCCTAATGTGCCAACAGATTGGCATCACAGTGGGAAACTGGAGGGATGTCACTGATTGTGGTGAGCACCAGTAGCATTATTGCAAACGCTGCACGTCAACTGAACCCCTACATTAAAATGTACATGTATCACAAGCTGGTTCATGTATACTTATTATGCCCTTCAATGCTAGTATTCTATACTTaattatactacactatacttcTTATACTAAAgaagtatagtgtagtataattAAGTATAGAATACTAGCATTGATGGGCATAATACATATAGCCTGAATCTCAAAACGAGCACTTCGATCACACAATCACTCGATATGAGCATTCATGACTCAATCAGGTCAATCTCACTGCGCCCTTCGGAAGCCTATTTATCGAGTTGGCATCCTATTGCGACCCAGTGCCCTTGGAAGCAACTTGTTCCCATGAATCTTAGCATGTTAACTAGCAACAACAGTTATTACTACGTCACCCTCAAAAATAGTCTGaataaatcaagaaatctgtaattaatttTGAACTTTGATTTGGAGGAGGTCTCAGTCGCGCAATTTTAAATCTAGCTAAGGAGTTTCATGTTTCTGAAGCTTGTCTATTATTAACGTGTTAGCTAAGCTTGAGCCAGCCACTTCATATGAAACGTAAGAGAAACCTTCCAACCAGCTAGTGCAACAGTAAATCAGGGGGTTAAAGTTCCCTGTCACTGTGACGGATTTCTGTCATATTTATTCTGGAGAGGTCGTTTTTTACGATCAGTGTAGATCCGCAATAAAACAATCTCAGGGGGATTGGGTTTGGAGATGACAGCCTAATACAGAAGCATGTCTTTTCTACGAAATATTTGCGCTGAACTGACATGCATGATTGTTGCTTACACTCCTATGTTCAGAAGAAGGGAATACTTCATAACGATAGTCTATAATGCGCTCAAATCAAACAGCAGTGTACTGTAGCTCTTGGCAAAGTAATTCAAAGCCTAAAGTTTATTACTCAGGATGAAACTTTCCAGCGCCATGTAATGTTGTTAGACAACCCCATAGTAGGATAGTTTAcctatttacctagtcagcttGTTATTGTGTGTTCTATGTGAGATAAATATTCCTCTCGAGGTGCATTTAAGTTGCGAGAGGGAAACATGCATTCTGACAAGCAGTCAATGCACAACAATTCTTAATGCTATCCAGGGAAAATGCTTTTCAAAGCAGTTTTCCATTGCTACCACATTCTTTTCTCTACACCTTCAATTGCGTGAGTTGGCCTCCGATAATCAATCTGAGATCGACTTAAGTTTGTCATataattgttttgtttgttgcttTAACCCCTGTATTAAATACAATGCTCATTCCATAAGCAAACTAGCTAGTTACCTAGCTACTGTATTAACATTATTTTATCACAATGAACGTTTTTTAATGAATTAGCAAACAGCTTACGCTGCCCTTTATCAGTGCAATGCCTAACATCCTTAGCTAGCGCTAGTTCAAATTCCATCCCTGTGTTTGTCAGTGAAtctagctagcagcaggctacAACAAGCTAAAACTAGCTGATGAAATCACTGGCAACCGTTATACAATGCTTGCACTTATTTTGTGCAGGAGTAGAGATGTTGTTTTTACAAGTTTCTCACTGTCTATCGGAGTATCTGTGTCTGCCTCAAGTCTCCAGTGCCCGTGTTTCATAGCAAGTGAGTCAAGACAGGTTGTGAAAGACAGTACTCGCAAATGGTTTTGGAATTTTAGAATATTGATAAGTGGCAGTTGGGACGTCGAGTGTGCATCGTCTCAATGCAAATTTTGGCCAAAACAATTTCATACTTGAGTGATCACTATAGTACACAACAGCAAGTGGCCAATCTATAAAGGGCTTAGGGGCCAAGTGTTTGGTTTGAGATTCAGCTATGATACATGTGTGCAATCATGATATGGTTCAGCTTTATAGCCTATTAATGGTATTATGTTAGTGTTGTGTCTGAAAGGGTTCTTCAATGAAATCcacattttttcccccctcagaACAAACCTGTCCCCCCAACAGCCACTATGAGCTGTGTGGCACTTCCTGTCCCGCCTCCTGCCCTAgcctctccttccccttcctcTGTGTCACTGCGTGCCAGGAAGGATGCCAGTGCAACGATGGCTACCTACTCAGCGCCAATCAATGCGTTCCGCCAGTGGCCTGCGGATGCCACCACCAGGGACGCTACCTCCAAGGCGGTGAGCGCTTCTGGGAAGGTGGGGAGTGCCAGAGCCTGTGCACCTGTAACGGCACCACTGGAGCAGTCCGCTGCACCCCATATGCCTGCAACCCCCAGGAGTCCTGCCGTGTGGTGGAGGGTGAGTACGGGTGCCACCCCAACCCCCATGGCACCTGCTCCGCCTCTGGAGACCCCCACTACCTCACATTTGATGGGGGGGCATTCGATTTCCAGGGCACCTGCCGCTACGTCCTAGCAACCCTGTGTGGTAACACCACGAGAGGGCTGCAGCATTTTCTGGTGGAGGCCAGGAATGAGCCATGGAACGGGTTGACAGTTTCCATCACAGCCGAGGTGTTTGTCAATGTGTGGGGCCACTGGGTGCACATTTCCAGGGAGAGGCATGGAGTGGTACAGGTAAGGTAAAAAGCTTTGATAAAGACTGTCAAATTACATTTTTCAGTTTGTGGTACTCCTTTTTTCCAAAACGCACCAGCTTTTTCAAAAGATAGTACTATGAACTGAAACATGTCAAAGTTGCGgtccatttttttgttgttttatcttcttttttTGAAAGAGTACCATGTCTTTTTACCCAGACTAGCAGAACAGCGGAAATACTTGAACAAAGGCATGATGAAGTTAATAGACGGTATTCACTTCAGGTGTTATCATGGCCATGGGGAATACAAACGTTATCTACCACATCTCTGTTGATTACATTCATCATCTATTTGACAAATACCAGAGATGATGATGAACATTGAGAAATACTATTGCTGTTATGCCACATCGTAAACAATGTCGAAAGACTGATTACTTCAATTGTCTTTTCAGATTGATGGAGTGACCAGCAACCTGCCTATCCTTTTGCATGGTGGACGGGTGTCCATCTACGCAAGTGGACTCCGCACGTTTGTCAACTCCGATTTCGGCCTGAGGGTCAGTTACGACGGCTCGAGTGTggtgtctatctctgtcccctccAACTACAGGTGTgtgttaggtacacattggtggtAGTGGTGGCGAATGTAAAATTGATGGATGTAATAAACGGATTGATGTTTTCAATTCAGAAAACTAAATTGACCCAAACTCTGCCTAAAGTACGTAATAAATCCTAACAATGGAAATGTTTGTTTTTAACCGCTTTAAACAGTTCTTTCTTACATCTGtaattcactgtgtcactatTATCATTACAACAGCGGAATGACGTGCGGTTTGTGCGGAAACTTTAATGGCAATCGCAACGACGACTTCCTCACCCCCTCGGGAACACTGGCGTCCACTCCCTCCCAGTTTGGGAATTCTTGGAAGGTGGAGGGCAACTACACCTGCAGCGATGGCTGCGGAGCCTACTGTCCACAATGCCACAACCAGAGTCCCGCCCGTGCCCGGTGTGAGGTCATCAAGGACGTTGAGGGACCCCTGAGCTTCTGCCATGGCCAGGTGGACCCCGAGCCCTACTTCCGCGACTGCGTGTTTGACGTGTGTCTGTCGGGGAACAGAGAGCAGGATGTTCTTTGCAGGGCTATCCAGACGTATGTGAGCACCTGTCAGTCAACCAACGtcaggatctacccctggagacAAAACACCACCTGTAGTGAGTGACAAATTGTCTTCACTTTAGATTGGTAGATAGGACCTAACATATTCTGTGGTGTAACCTTTGTGGTAATATGGTAAGACCCAAGACctcatacagtactgtatatacgTCATTCTGCATTTTATTTAGAGTGAAAAGCCTAATATAGTTTCATGTAGGTTTTTTTTCTCTGAAGAATGTACTTCATGCACAATTGCAAGTTTGATTGTATTCTAAAGACAGCCCCGTGAGTTTTAATAACAAAGTCTCAAATTGTGAAGCTTTCATATGATCAAATTTGTAGAATGTCTGGAATTTATCAAATGTAcattggggacaataaaatatcACACATATTTCAAAGTATCACATAAGTTCCAACACTTAAGAGAAACTGCTGATGGTGCAGTTAAACACTCATTGTAACAATATTGTTTTGTCAACATCACGCAGTGTGGAAACCTTTTCAGTGATTGCAACTGTACGACTAAGGCTTTTATGTAGTCTCCAGGTGACTTTctcattctcgctctctctctgcatgtgcAGATATTGAGTGCCCAGCAAATAGCCACTATGAGCTCTGTGGATCAGACTGTGGGCACACCTGTGTCAGCAGCATTGATGCCAGCTGCGAGCAGAGCTGCACCGAGGGATGCTTCTGTGACAACGGTTACCTCAGGAGCGGGAGGCACTGTGTCCCCGTAGAGAGCTGTGGCTGCCAGTTCGATGGCTTCTACTACGATGTGAGTTACTCATCTCATAGTTTATGCCAGGGGAATAGGTTTCGCTCTGTGTTGTATGCAGAGTAAAGGATCAAGGGTGACACCGCAAAGACTTTCTCGACGGATCAGAGTTTTTCCTGCCTGCATATTGAGTTAGAGAAACATGAAACAACGTTCTTTCAGTTCATTGTGTCTCAACTACATCTGCACATTCTCCCATTAGAGCAGAAGTCAAGATCAAGTAAATCATTGTGCACATGCAATTAATGCGTGGCACCACAAATTACATACAccatatatactgagtgtacaaaacattagaaacgcCATACTAATATTgatttgcacccccttttgccctcagaacagcctcaattcgtcaaggCATGgccctctacaaggtgtcaaaaacgttccacagggatgcgggctcatattgactccaatgtgtcccacagttgtgtcaaggtggctggatgtcctttgggtggcgggccattctttatacacacgggaaactattgAGTGTGGAAAACCCCGAGCAGCATTGCATTTCttaacacactcaaaccggtgcgcacCATACCGCGTACGGTACCACCATACcgcgttcaaagacacttaaatctttggtcttacccattcaccctctgaatggcacacacacaatctatgtctcaattgtttcaaggcttaaaaatacctTGTTAACCTgtctcccttcatctacactgattgaagtggatttaacaagtgacatcaataagggatcatagctttcacctggattcacccggtccgtctatgtcatggaaagagcaggtgctcctaatgttttgtacactcagtgtaatagaaAAAGTACCATGCCTGCATAAGCAGGCTTTCAGTTCAGTGTCTCAACTGCATCCGTGCCTGTTGGATGGTAAAGTCATATAACCCTCAGTCAGTGTCTGACCAGTGAGAATACAATGACTGCTCGTTTTCCCAAAGGAAATAGCTTACAGCATAGCTAATATACTAACATGCTAAGTTGCATAGCACTCTATGCTGCAGCAAATGCTAAAAACAACAAGAGTTAGCAGCTCATGCTCAGACTAAGGTGAACATTCCATTGAGCTCGAGTACAAAGATGACATTCTAAACACACAGAATTCCCAATGTAGATGGTAAAATAAATATTAATAAAGTTGACAAGGAACATATTTCACTACTCTGTAGTGATAATTACAGCATTTTTATGACAGGACTAGCAGAGCTGGAAAATACAAACCACTTCCCATTgatgcagaaggagagagaaaggttgCAACAGGTTCATCGGAAATTAATCGGAAATGGAACAAACCATTCTGATTCGATCATTCTTAATGTCATATTTTCTCATATCAACTCTGCTACACTCAGGGGACAGATGGATTTGCACTGCAGTGCTTTTTGAAATAATATACCAACATAGCTCTAGTCATGGTAAAATATTAAGACAATATTACAGTAGAAAATGTATTCAGAAATAAATGATAACCCCTAAAGTGACCCGATTGACCCAGGCCAGTCCGTTAGATCACTGCTGAATCATTAATAAAAACTTTACCTTGCTACATTTTCGAAAGGTTGATAGAAATCAGTATTTTTATGTCGTTTATTTTATGCAAGTAGGCCTACTTCATTCATTTAACTGTTATTACTCTGATTGAATTCCTTTGTAATTTGAAATAGCTAGTTGTACCTGTAGAGACGTTGTTATATGAACATGGTGTGCTGTAGCCTATATTTTTCAACGCATCCACACTTTTTTTGTACTTCAGGTTAGTGAGTCTTTCTGGACCCAAGGCTGCTCACGACACTGTGAGTGCTACGCCCCAAATGACCTCCGCTGCTCTGCCGCATCCTGCACCCCCAACCAGGAGTGCGCCATAAAAAATGGCCGCCTGGGCTGCTTCAACGCCTTGTCCACTTGCACGGTCTGGGGCGACCCCCATTACATCACTTTTGACGGGGCCGTGGCCCATTTCCAGGGCACCTGCTCCTATGACATCGCTAGGACCTGTTCCAACCACTCCATTAATGGCCTCACGTTCCGTGTGGTGGCCACCAACCGTCACCGTGGCAACAACCTTGTCTCGTTTGTGTCGCTGGTGGATGTGTGGCTGTCCCATGGAGGGGAGGAGACCCATGTCTCCATTGGACAGAGCAAGAGCGTGATGGTAAATGCACTAAAATCCAAATAACACTTTTAAAGTTGATGCAAATGTGACAAATCTGTCCGTTTTTAGCAATGATATGAGACTTTTATTATAGAGCCCTTCAAGAATGTAGTCGCCAAGCCTTCCCCAACCACAAGTTTTTGTCCTCATGCTTTTGCATTGTTCACACTACctacaaatacttattttcttgCTTACAAGGACAAAATCTTCTTGAGGTCTCTTTGTCGTCAACTATCCTCTATCAAACTAGTCAAGTCTAGGCCCGAGGTCTTTTCCAATAACCTCAAATCTCTTTCCGACATTCCCCCTTTTTTCTCGGTCAGGTGGATGGGAGCGAggtctctatcccctcctccatcGGCTCCATTGCCGGAGTGGTGTGGGAGCGGGGCTTCGTGATGCTCAACTCCAGTGATCTGATGGTCCAGTTCGACGGCCGTAGCACCCTGATGGTCAGGCTGGGCCAGAGCCACCACGGTGCAGTGTGCGGGATGTGTGGCAACCTCAACGGTGACCCGGAAGATGACAAAGTCCTGCCCAATGGCACGCCAGCGCGGAGTGACAATGACTTTGGTGACGGTTGGAAGGCAGACACTAGCCGGCCAGGgtgagctgctgctgctgttgttgtcagGCTTTGAAACAACTAAGGCTTCTGGGGAAACAACCTCTATTGAAATTCAGTTTATTCAAAATATGCCATAGAATGTATAATTTCATAAAAAAACACAAGAAGATGATTCAGAAGCAAAGTTTTTAGCAGAATGAAAATACATACTTTCATCCATAACGGAAACCCAAGGGATTAGATGATTGTACAGTGACTGTTATTCCCTTGCAATGTTTTCATTATTTCCTAACAGATAAACGTGCTATACTCACTCACTGCCTTCCGACTCTCTACCCTTCTCCAGAAGTGTGCTCTCGTTCACTCGCCCTCATGTATTTAAAACCATTGGATTGGTGCAAGCATGGCTGGAGGGAGTTTCAACCATATTCTTCACACTAGTCGGAGAAGGGTACAGAATCGTAATGTAGCCACTCACTCACCAGGTAAATAACTAACTAACTCTTCTACGTGTCCTTTTCCAGATGTGGGGCTTCTGATAACAGAGGCGGCGGAGACGACTGTCCCTTCAGTGTGGAATACACGGACCTGTGTAGCATCATCACCAACACTACCGGCCCCTTCAGCGCCTGCCACCTGCACTCTGACCCCCAGCCCTACTTCACTTCCTGTATCTACGACCTTTGCTTATACACTCCAGCCAATGGGATGCTGTGTTCTGCCGTGGCGGCCTATGAAGAGTCCTGTTCCGTCCTGGGTCTGGATATCCCAGAATGGCGTGCAGTTCTGCTGTGTGGTGAGTGTCCGGGTGTCTTTGGGGGCATTTTGTCTAAATGGAAAAATGGAGAAATTGGCAATTAGTAGGCATTACTGTTCTTTTCCAAATGCCTGTCCTTACTATTTCTAGTTAACCCTGTAGTAGTTACTGTTGCCAATTGtccctttctcccctctttctctatcactctccccctccttttctccctccctctctctctctagcagagTCGGACCCCTGCGATGATCTGGACTGTACTGATGATGAGTGGTGTGGGGATCAGGACGGCGTCTACGGCTGTTTCTGTGACGAGAACCACCATCGGCCCAACAACGAAAGCTACGGTAAGACTTCCCTAGCACTTCACCATTGTGACAGACGTCGTCCGAAACCCACGTCTCCTGTGCAAATTCACCTCCCTCTGATGTTTCGAAAAG
This genomic window from Oncorhynchus kisutch isolate 150728-3 linkage group LG20, Okis_V2, whole genome shotgun sequence contains:
- the LOC109865180 gene encoding alpha-tectorin isoform X2, with product MILAKELVTMGNQTMLLVLLLLMMSRVTNAVSGPLYPFGAGDTMSSRSDDGSSPLIPLSRPFVYFGNAYQQIYVNHNGHLTFNQAWSSYIPYRFPAHSTIDLIAPFWTDLDNRGNGNIFYQQYISGSVLQQATQDINQYFPNLGFSANLVFIATWDRVAYFPNSGTETTFQVVLIAGVQSSFVLMNYGQIALAQRSIQAGYDTINSIHHFSIPGSFQSNFTMFSSTSNVNVAGRWAFRTDHGSRGCTFNGSPVQLGDSFWSDNSCRQRCSCTSTGVQCQSQPCSFSQICQPDAFQFSCQTIERSTCTVSGDPHYYTFDGSVFHFQGTCTYVLSEECGHGLPYYRVEGKNENRGSTQVSWTRLVRVSVYDVEIELVKGHQAEAKVNGSFASTPFSLRNGTIQVYQSGFSLAVSTDFGLLVMYDANHYVRISVPFNYFNATCGLCGTFNSHREDDFRSRTGQILTSDVDFANSWQASGDNDPACERVQCAGLDCAFCTPSQRSLYGNTAHCGILQDPSGPFAPCHVQLPPQTYEESCVYDLCVGGGYQPILCQSLNVYATQCQQHGIQPGLWRRQGFCEISCPANSHFESQGTSCPATCSNLNASHGCPLPSQESCICNLGYVLSAGVCVPLAQCGCTFENRYYSSGATVILDQNCGRRCICSRGSMACYSHGCGELEACSVEDGERGCRPTSYATCWVEGPRSYRTFDGVTFQYPGACGLILARVMGWSPHTHFVVSAEKVPRGQQGFTQVLKFEAVGTQVHIEMGGGSRVQVNGQLIRLPFSTESGHIQVFHSSVNSIVIHTSFDVTVQIDWPHLVRVTTPGTYNSSLSGLCGNYNGHRHDDFRTPNGVLVNNSQLFGDSWRDGSLSAHCVETENRVLPQIGQNTTVYYSDQSCGLMALPGGPFSLCQSRVGPRDRVEECVEDLTEAGGAPGVLCEALRGYALMCQQIGITVGNWRDVTDCEQTCPPNSHYELCGTSCPASCPSLSFPFLCVTACQEGCQCNDGYLLSANQCVPPVACGCHHQGRYLQGGERFWEGGECQSLCTCNGTTGAVRCTPYACNPQESCRVVEGEYGCHPNPHGTCSASGDPHYLTFDGGAFDFQGTCRYVLATLCGNTTRGLQHFLVEARNEPWNGLTVSITAEVFVNVWGHWVHISRERHGVVQIDGVTSNLPILLHGGRVSIYASGLRTFVNSDFGLRVSYDGSSVVSISVPSNYSGMTCGLCGNFNGNRNDDFLTPSGTLASTPSQFGNSWKVEGNYTCSDGCGAYCPQCHNQSPARARCEVIKDVEGPLSFCHGQVDPEPYFRDCVFDVCLSGNREQDVLCRAIQTYVSTCQSTNVRIYPWRQNTTCNIECPANSHYELCGSDCGHTCVSSIDASCEQSCTEGCFCDNGYLRSGRHCVPVESCGCQFDGFYYDVSESFWTQGCSRHCECYAPNDLRCSAASCTPNQECAIKNGRLGCFNALSTCTVWGDPHYITFDGAVAHFQGTCSYDIARTCSNHSINGLTFRVVATNRHRGNNLVSFVSLVDVWLSHGGEETHVSIGQSKSVMVDGSEVSIPSSIGSIAGVVWERGFVMLNSSDLMVQFDGRSTLMVRLGQSHHGAVCGMCGNLNGDPEDDKVLPNGTPARSDNDFGDGWKADTSRPGCGASDNRGGGDDCPFSVEYTDLCSIITNTTGPFSACHLHSDPQPYFTSCIYDLCLYTPANGMLCSAVAAYEESCSVLGLDIPEWRAVLLCESDPCDDLDCTDDEWCGDQDGVYGCFCDENHHRPNNESYDSVTSCSSSSGIMSLSRCQLFEAGFPPHALHLTDSTCNGSVRDGRLEFHFDNDNQLCGTTLMSNGTHFIYQNYIQGEVEPHGGVMGVISRARHLNLRFCCEYPLYQSLSMTMDLKPLESIVTRKLPSGKGHYQMRMIPYQDAGFRYPLSGSHINVEIDQQIYVAVQVDGVDGHQISTVLDSCWATPVNDPNYAVRWNLIAGECPNPEDSTVELIQNGVSTSAHFSFRMFTFTRNSSSVFLHCQVHLCLLHLNDCTTHCYPGHHHRGRRDASFHDSAAISMGPLVLNGKDRDMWIPISERVSGAPGQIGSLVTLLLSVLLSVTTLI